In the genome of Harmonia axyridis chromosome 4, icHarAxyr1.1, whole genome shotgun sequence, the window GTTTTGTTGATGCAGATTGAGCTTCAGACAAAAAGGACAGAAAGTCATATACAGGTTATGTATTCAAATTGTTTGGGGGTCCCGTGTCTTGGAAAATTGCGAAGCAAAAAACAGTTGCACTCTCAACACTGAAGCCGAATACATGGCTTTAAGCGAAGCCACTAAAGAGCTTTGTACCTTAGAAATTTATTGTTCGATATAACAGGACGAATTGAttccattaaaattttcaatgataaccAGAGTGCACAAAAGTTAGTCGGCAATCCTGTTTTCCACGATAGGACAAAACACATAGATATATAATAAAttactacttttctattcatgaataatcagtgaatagttgagtatacACAGATCATTCAGATTGAATTGTCCCAGCGAAGGTTTTTCTGCGTCTATTTAgggatctattgtattttgtacgttgtcacagaataaaaataatttctgcatttaccaaacgacactttgataataaaaatatgaaaattttttccgGTAAAACCAGAGTACTCCCGACTTTCCAAGAATAACGAACGTTTTCACATTTATGCATCAGATAGTAGTAAACTGTGTTCAGTATTACCTGTTTGTTAAATAGACCTGTTGAATATTTATGCATATTTTTTGCTAGATATCAAATAGATCTAGTCCAATATCGGAGGATTGGTTTTTTGAGTGGAATATtcgaatagatagatagataaataAATAGTTTATTTCCAGATTATATACAAAAGCTTatacataaaaagaaatagcgTCAAAAACATACAAAGAAAATTAAactaaattttcagaattaaagTAATCATTTATTGTTGAAGATTAATATTGTTGGCAGTTAACTTGCAATAATTAACACTctgtttgaaataaatgtacACGTGGTGTAATAAAGAACTGAATATATTGAGTTACAACAACTGGTACAACTTACTCGTTACTCTGACCAAACTAAAAGAGGGAGAGCAACATAGAGTAAGTATATACATACTTGTTCTATGGAGAGCAAGAGGTACATATCATAGACCTAAACTTAGCATCATAGAATAACATGAGTGAGGTTTTCTTCAATGTTAAACTTTTGGTACATATTtacaatatttatattatatggTTCAAGATTGATTAACATATTTTTAACATCTCTTTTGAATTTACTTAAACTATTACAACATTTTATATTGTTAGGCAacttgttgaaaattttaaagcACATATAGAAAGGACCTTTTTCTAATAAAGTTAACCTGTGCTGTGGATAAATTAGATCATGTGTTCTGGTAACATAATCATGACTGTGACCtatatcaaattgatttttatttttgaaagtgaacaacattcataaatatagaGACCATATACAGTCATGATAGACAAAGTCTTAAGTTCTTTTCTCCACAATGAAAACTGACTGAATTTTTGAGTTGCTTTCCCAGAAAATTAAACCATACTTAAGATTTGACTCGAAGTTAGCACAATACAGAATTTTAAGTGTATTTATGTTCATATAATTAGCGACAGTTTTGATTCCGTATCCGATACTACCCAATTTCGAGCACAATTGACTTATATGCGTTTcccaatttaaaaattcatcaatattcacCCCCAAGAATTTGGTAGTTGTTGCTGTATATATTGTATGCTTTTCAAACTCGATTATTTCTGGTTTGGAAACATTTGATTGTTTGGTTCTGAATAGCATTAAATTGTTTTTAGATTCATTAATTTTGAGCCTATTCATAGCGAACCAACGTTTTGCGTCAACCAAGATGCTTTCTGCTTTTTCGAGAACTTCTGGTAAATTTTTCCCGCCCACTAATATATTAGTgtctagagatgagcgataccgtgatttctagatcacgttgtgaaacgttcctgttcctttatgatatcagtgaaattaaagcgtgacggtGATCACCGTTTAGGTATCGTATTCGGTTAgatagagatgagcgatatttcacgaactgtgatttaatcactgatatcagactgtcacaggtagtcacggttccgaaaaacgaatacagagcgtgacgggatcactgtttgaacatttcacagatattttcagggtttatcaacgtccgtgcaatcgtaaattatgaagccagcctgccagcctgatgtttttattgcttcggaacctttgtcgGCAGTTTCTACTGATGCACTCTAGCCACATAAGTTCCGTGCGGACGATTGTTTTCGAAAGCCGGACAATTAACAGAACGTCCAAGCAggctaactaataaaaaaactcaaatgattctcttcctcaattgtaattgtcgttggtggagaatgaataggaataattgtatttttctctcgaaaaattcaccAAATATAGTTGGGAAATTCGAATATTTAGGGACTGTTTTAACTAcccatttctgagttttttgttgtgaaatttttaatttttctctcattttttgttacagtattagccccttaactatttcgatatatacaattataaaatgagtgtattttgtttggaggttgattactcatcattattattaaataaataaacgtctgaatatatgcatatggctaattatttattattcgatgtcctaaaaatcataccttttcatttagagatttcacaattctttgattagctcagaaattaatagaaaatatcagatatatttaggaaatttaattattcaataactggttttactatattttgtacatttctgattgttactttttctgtttttctcttattttatttgatgcagtatcagccattcaatattatcaatatatattcacatgtgaattattgcatttgtaggtattatttatttttcgatgtccaaaattattcatatccatattccacaaatctgttacctctaaagaattaacagaaagacaaaagagctgaggtttgggtgattcatacaaataataatatcaagcacggtccgtgctcagcgttgtgaaacgtgaacgttcctgttcctttatgatatcagtgaaattaaagcgtgatcaCCGTTTAGGTATCGGATTCGGTTAGCGAACGTTCCGTACAGCACTGGTAGTGGGGTGACCCCACTCCCAGTGCTGCGGAACGGGGAACGGACTCTTACCGAATACGATACCTAAACGGTGATCaccgtcacgctttaatttcactgatatcataaaggaacaggaacgtttcacaacgtgatctagaaatcacggtatcgctcatctctagttAGAGTCCGTTCCCCGTTCCGCAGCACTGGGAGTGGGGTCACCCCACTACCAGTGCTGTACGGAACGTTCGCTAACCGAATCCGATACCTAAACGGtgatcacgctttaatttcactgatatcataaaggaacaggaacgttcacgtttcacaacgctgagcacggaccgtgcttgttattattatttgtatgaatcacccaaacctcagctcttttgtctttctgttaattctttagaggtaacagatttgtggaatatggatatgaataattttggacataaaataaataatacctacaaatacaataattcacatgtgaatatatattgataatattgaatggctgatactgcatcaaataaaataagagaaaaacagaaaaagtaacaatcagaaatgtacaaaatatagtaaaaccagttattgaataattaaatttcctaaatatatctgatattttctattaatttctgagctaatcaaagaattgtgaaatctctaaatgaaaaggtatgatgatttttaggacatcgaataataaataattagccatatgcatatattcagacgtttatttatttaataataatgatgagtaatcaacctccaaacaaaatacactcattttataattgtatatatcgaaatagttaaggggctaatactgtaacaaaaaatgagagaaaaattaaaaatttcacaacaaaaaactaagaaatgggtagttaaaacagtccctaaataatcgaatttcccaactatatttgatgaatttttcgagagaaaaatacaattattcctattcattctccaccaacgacaattacaattgaggaagagaatcatttgagtttttttattagttagccTGCTTGGACGTTCTGTTAATTGTCCGGCTTTCGAAAACAATCGTCCGCACGGAACTTATGTGGCTAGAGTGCATCAGTAGTAACTGCcgacaaaggttccgaagcaataaaaacatcaggctggcaggctggcttcataatttacgattgcacggacgttgataaaccctgaaaatatctgtgaaatgttcaaacagtgatcccgtcacgctctgtattcgtttttcggaaccgtgactacctgtgacagtctgatatcagtgattaaatcacagttcgtgaaatatcgctcatctctattaGTGTCATCGACATAATTCATCGTCAGGCCCCTCTTCTCCACTGGGCACTATGGGCACGTGCCCAGGGCCCCGCGATCGAATGGGGCCCCCTAGTTCCTGCCAGATTACCAAATGATAACCGATATTTAGGTATTACCGAAaaacattaattttgaaaaatctgaTGATAATGACCTACTACAATACCTACGCTTATTAGCTTTAGTTTGCCGCATGCGCATAGCTATACCTTGTACAACATAGCTTGAACTTTTTGACAGATGGGTCAGTGATGGGAAACACAAAATATCTATTGGTGTAAAAAATATGTGGCTGTATGTATGTTTtaaactattcaaaataaattaattcattcatcaatcaattttattgcACTGGACATAAAAACATTGGGTAGGTAAGAGACCATTGTTTTCCGTTTTTCTATTTAAATTTTACTTTGAAGCAATAAAAACCACTTAAGACCTTCGGAAAATGCTTGAGTCTTTAACAGGTACTTTTGTGTAGTGTGTCTATTCTTATGATTATTAACAATtattaaaataagaaaatattgttcgTCGTTGCAAAGTTACATCGATTTCAGATTTGACATCCGTCAAAAAGATCAAACTATTAAATGCAACTATAAACAGGGTATAAGTACTCCACTTAATTAAATACCTATAGGTATACTATATGTAGGTGTCAGAATACAATTTGATGCGGTGTGGTTTATGTCATAAAGAAACCTATTGGAACGTCATACGTAATACCAAAGACAAAAAGGGGAATTCCCGACTCCCGATCGTCGTTTGACTTGACGAACGGgatttttcctgtatttgtctGCGATGTTGTGACGTTTGTTTTGCTTGTAGTTCTTACTGTCTGTGCTCGAGCTCTGataaaaaaatagtatattttgaTTAAATCGTCGTTTGTCTGTTTTGTGTTAGCGAATATTTtcgtaataaaattaattaaatactgAATTATTATATAAAATGTCGAAACGGTCATATCCTAGTGGAtctgaaaaaaggaaaaaagctCTACATCAGAAAGAAGTAattgaaaagttaccaaaattaacATCTTATTTTACTACTACTACTGGAGAAACTTCTGTAAGTAGCAATCAACTAATATATGTTCCACATGATGAGTCAGCTCAATCACAAATTGCGGGAATTTCCAAACCTTCatgttccaattttgaaaaagaGATTGAATCAGAAAGCGAATATTCCTACGACGAAAGTGCAACAACTTCAGTGACTTCACTAAAACCGACAACTGTGTCAATTGAACAGCAGTTTTCCAACACAGAAGAATTAATATCACACGACCCCGCCGATTATTTTCACGGAaagtttattgaaataaatcgcGAAATTTTAATTCGTAATGGACcagtatattttcaaaataaagatTCTGACTTTTCCGAGGCATCTAGAACCTACAAAGATGGTAATAAATTAGTAAAGAGATATTTCAACAAAGCATTATTTATTCGCAAATTAAAGAACAATGAAAGCGTCGAAAGAAAATGGTTGCTGTATTCGCCTTCCAAATGCTctgtattttgtttttcatgctgCTTTTTTAACCCAACTGATGTTAATCTTTGCTCTCAGAATGAATGTAATGATTGGAAGCATATTAATAACATAATTTTATCACATGAAAATAGCCAAGCGCATAAGCAATCTATGATGACTCATCTGGCACGAAGTAAAGCGGTTGGTAGTGTAGATATAGACTTATTATCTCAACATCAAAAGGAAGTGGATTACTGGAGAAACGTACTTAAACGGATTGTAGCTGTTGTAAAATTTTTGGCATCGAGAGGGCTTCCGTTCCGCGGCGACAATGAAATCCTAGGATCTCCAAACAAtggaaattattttggttgTGTGGAATTATTGAGTGAATTTAATCCATTTCTTGCAGATCACTTAAAAAAATTTGGGAATCCTGGAAAGGGTAACATTTCTTATTTATCAGCAAATATCTGTAATGAGTTTATTGCAGTAATGGGAAAACaggttctaaaaaaaattataaatgaagtTAAATCagcaaaatatttttccattagcGTTGACAGTACTCCCGATCTGTCCCATATTGACCAACTAACTTTCATCATTCGATACGTAAAAGACTGTGTTCCTGTTgaaaggtttttgaaatttattcctatTAAAGAGCATAAATCTAAGTATTTAGCGGAGACTATCTTAAATTTTTTAGAGATACATGATATTCCCATAAAAGATTGCAGAGGACAAAGCTACGACAATGCTTCAAATATGTCGGGAAAGTATAGTGGTCTACAAACAAGAATCAAGGAAAAATGTGAATTTGCCACCTTTATACCATGTGCGGGACATTCACTAAACTTGGTAGGTGTCCATGCTGCTGGGTGTGTACCGGAGGCATCACAGTTTTTTGTAGTAGTTCAGAAAGTGTACAACTTTTTTTCGGGCTCTACCCACAGATGGAATATGTTAACAGAACATTTAGGTTCGAAAAAAGTTGTTAAAAGTCTTTCACAAACCAGATGGTCAGCCCGAGCTGATGCAGTAAGCGCTTTGCATGGGGGTTATAAACGAATAATAGAAGCTTTAATCATCATCGCAAACGATACTGAACAGGCACGAGAAACTAGAGACGAAGCCCTTAGTCTGTCTAGAAAAATGGGAAATCTAGAATTTATTATACTGACGGAAATCTGGAGCTGTATATTGGAAAGAATAGACAAATCAAGTaattatcttcagaaaaaaacaaTAACACTGGACGTTGCAACCAATTTGTTCACTTcactttatgattttattactaACCTCAGGGATAAATTTGATAACTTCGAATCATCTGCCAAAGAAAAGAACCCAGAATCTGACTACAAGGATCTATCTCAAAGAACAAGACGTAGAAGCTCTCGGCAGAGTTTTTTTGACGGCTCTGCGCCATCAGTCCAATTGAATGGAAAAGAGCGATTCAACGTAGAAACCTTTCTCCCAATAATCGATACCTTGAGTGTTCATCTAAAACAGCGACTAAGTTCATATGAGACCGTTAGTCAAcgttttagtttattttttcagttaaaaACTCTGAATTCCGAAGAGATACGACAAGGATGCAAAGAATTTACTGAAATCTATCACGAAGATGTAAATGAAAAAGAGTTAGAAATAGAATGTCAACATTTAAAAGAATACTTAAAAAAAGTTCAGAGTGAAAATGAAGCACCTAACAGTGTACAGGAAGTATATAATCTATTAAAGCAAAACAAAATTGAAGACACATTTCCTAACGTAGAAATTGCATTGAGAATATTTTTAAGCATGATGATAACTAACTGCAGCGGAGAACGCTCCTTCTCCAAATTGAaacgaataaaaaatgaattaagaAGTACAATGCTTCAAGAGAGATTAACTAGTTTGTCGCTGATGTCCATAGAATGTGATATTCTCAATACCATAGATTTTGAAGAAGTGATTAACGATTTTGCTCATCTTAAATCTAGAAGGGTACCTTTGCAATCAACATAGAATTAATCTAAGGATTTTATGCTAAGCGAGTTACTTttgtagattattttttatatatcctatttttttatagttagtaactaaataaaaataaatttagaacctTGTTTGTCTATTTTCTTTATATATTATAACTAAATAGTGTTTTCTCAAGGTCATAGGGGCCCCATGATCCTAATGTGCCCAGGGCCTCAAATAGTTTAAAGACGGCCCTGTTCATCGTAAGGCAACAATCTAATGATGAAGGAAGGTCATTTataaaaacaatgaataaaatgggTCCAGCTATACTCCCCTGTGCTATACCGGTATTGACAATTTTAATATCAGATTTAgtagacttttcaattgaaaccTGCTGCTTTCTATAATTTGTGAGAAAAGAACGTATCCATTCATACGCTTTTCCTCTTATGCCATATTTATCTAATTTCAGTAGTAGAAGCTCATGGTTAACGCAATCGAAAGCTTTGCTAAGatcaatgaaaaaaactaaAGCTAAATTTTTGTTCTCTAAGTGATTCAAAATTGCATTTATGAACTGATATATGACGGTATTCGTTGATTTGCCTTTCAAATATTGTGTTCATTCATGAAATTGACCAGTCTAGAAATTATCACCATTtcgaagatttttgaaaaagcaGGCAATAAACTAATTGGTCTGTAATTACCCAGATCATCAGGATCCCCCTTTTTAATATTGGTTTGATAACAGCAAATTTTAATTGATcgggaaaaattgaatatttcatcgaaatattaatgaTGTAACAGATAATTTCTGACAGTTCTTTTATCGATGATTTCACGATGCCAATAGGTACGTCGTCATAACCAGAACAAAGTttatttttcagatgatttGACAAATCTACAAGTTCATGTGGGGTGACCGGTTTAAGAAATATAGAgcaattattttcttgaattgaattttcatgcATTCGAAAGGGATATTGCTCCGATtagcagaaatattttgtaCTATATCAACAAGGTAATCATTGAAGTCATTGGCtaacttttttgaattatttcgtgTTAAATTCTGTTCATTATAACTTTTTCCTGTCAATTCTTTGCATATAGCCCACATGGATTTCATCTTACAATCCGATTTTGTTATTCTCTCTTCAAAAACTCTATATTTTTCCAGTTTTAACATTTTGTCATATTCTTTTTTACAAAGAGTATACTGATTTTTGTATGATGAATCGTATTCAGATAAAACTAGTAAAATATCCAAacaatttctttgtttgttttatggtttgaagtgaattttctttttcgTATGTACTAGAGTTAAAGGAAAACATTCATTGAAAAGGCTTATGAATTGATTACTGAAAACACGCCATTGTTCATTGACATTAGATTTTTCGGACAGATAAACATTTGTCCATGTTTCTGTGAAAGTTCACTTCGAAAAAGTTCTTTGTTTTCGTCAGTGAAAAATCTTTTTCGAGAAATTATATTCGTAGAATTGTTACTTATTTCAAAAGATACTTTTTGAGCCCTATGATCAGAAATGTGGTACTCCAAAACCTCAGCTTTCAGCTTACCCATAAAGTTAGTACATATATTATCTAGAGAACTTTTTGAAAGCTGAGTTAGGTACTCTGGTATAGTCATTAATTTGAGGTTCAAtagaaaaatgattcaaaagAGTGAATAACCTGTTTTTAGTGTTATTCTCTTCCTTCATTTCGATGTTGAAGTCCCCTGCTATAAATATGATGTTATtgggttcaattttttttcggacaaCAGACattcaagtttttcaaaaaatacctcgAAAGTTCCATTTGGTGATCTGTACACTGACACAATTATCATCTTCATTTTATTCACTTCACAATGTATCGCACTGCATTCAAATTCTCCGATGGTAGATAAGTTACTAATGGATTCACATTGCTTTGCTGAAATATTATTCTTGATAAAAATTGCCGAGCCACCGTGTTTTCCTATGTCCCGACACATACTGGCTGCTAACTTGAAGTTTCTCAATCCCAATTGGCAAATTTGGTCCCTTGATTTCCAGTGTTCTGTTATACAGAGAATGGAACAATCTGGGTTGTCTGCCAGTAACTGTTCAAGTTTGTCAATACTATTTCCTAAGGACTGTACATTTTGATGGATAATGCTTATCGTGTCTAATGATTGAGTTATTGGTTTTGAGGGTCTACTTGTTGAGTTAGCACCCTCTTTTTgccaaaaaacctcgacacaaTTGCTCCATAAGGCCAGATCTCTCGTTTCCAGGCTTCTTTGAGATGTTCTTGCCTGATTGTTACCTTCATAGAGGCATACTTGTCGGGGTATTTAGAAGCATGTACTTCACAATTAACATCGGgagatttattttttaaaatgtccACTAAATCACTGGTTTTTGTATTTGGATGTAATCTGGTAACATGTAGAGAGGCCAATTTCGGTACAGTCCGAATGGTACCTGCCTCATTACACTGACCAACCACAAAATTACGACGTCTTTTAGGTTTCATTTTTATCCAATCagtgttattttgatttttgaaattcctttcgATATATTCTCGGACTTGTCTGAACCGCtcgtttattacatccagattgAGGGGAATACACATCTGGAGCGTTCGGCAAAGATATCTGATCAATCAGATGTCGATCTTTTTCGTCGGACGTTTTCGACCTAGCAAAACGATTTTATCCACAGAGTTTACCTTTGTCTATAAATTATTGGATTTTATCTGTCTATAATGCTCGTTTgtttataaaaattaacatttcgccgtagtttgtattgaaaaatttcaatacctaacTTGTTATACTTCTATATGGAATGCAGATAACAAATGAATAGGCAgtgtgtatatttttggaatgagatATCTGGTGGTGACTTTGGACAATATCATTTGTAAGACTTTGGGGacagataattttttcgtgTAATTATATAAAGCGTCGTGCATGTTCAGTTTATTCAGAAGAGCGATGGACATTCAAGCTAGGGATATGAAGAAAAAAGGCCAAGCTTTTAAAAAAGCTGACCATGTTTACAATATATGAAGCGGGCTGGTTTCATTACTTCTAAATAAATGAGACAGACTTCAGTGAATTTTCCACCTTATAATATCGAAATTGTAATGTAAATGTAATGGATGAAGCAGAAGAAATTTACTCCTTCAAGGGCATCGACTGGGACATCAGTGTCCCAGAAGTATTATGTAAATGTCCTGTTCGGCAATAAATATACCCAGCATGGAATTAATTGGGAATATAAAGCCAGATCAGTGTATTCAAGGTACTATATCTATATTTGTGTCAGCTAATAGTTTATTATCATACgaaagtttcagagaaaaaaataccaTATTCAGGAAAAGGACTCGAAGTTTTCAGTCGGATCCGAGGCTTGTTGCTTTTCTGAATggtgttattttcaagaatgggagtcagtgaaattattggaaatcaaatgtctATTCATTGGTAAGTTTCTAGTAAGTTATagagattatttttataattgtttataatttcaggtcaaattatttctgctgaaaatacTGAGCACCATTGCCAAAATTTGAGAAGAGGAAAAGCCAgctaatttgaaagaatgaataaacattatgctAGAGTCTGATTAAGTATGgcaattatgaatttgaaaaattgcgacTCTATAGTGTTCTCATCTGGTGATTAGACGTTCGAAACTGTTAGTGAGCcatttgatgaagaattcacaaaaaaataattcttaaaacttgaaatgatttattttaaaaatatgcttTACACATTGTGTAGCATGaaagtttaaatttttcaatgagaaagatatttttccaagccTTAATTGTGCTGTAATAAGACCATCCAGACTCCTCAAGGGTAGATACCAAATAGGAGATTTGGAAGGTAAACGGTCTTCAGGGATGAAAGTTACCGCAGGAGTTCCCCAGGGATCGGTGCCTGGGCCCATCCTATTTCTAATATATATCGATGATCTGATATGTAACGTTGGTGCAGATGATGAGACCCTCTTCGCTGATGATACAACATTTTTGAACAGAGCCAAAGGATGAAATCTACTCCTGAATAAATCCCATGAAACAGTCAGAGATGCTATCCAATGGTTCAATTCCAATGATATGAAAGTAAACGAAGAGAAAACTCAGGAGTTGGTTGTGAGCACAAAACGTCATGAACCGGAAACTATTCATTTACTTGGGGTTTCAATCAGCGGAAATTTAACTTGGACAAAACACATCACTGAATTAAGTCAGAAACTTTCTACGGCATTATTCTCAATAAGAAGAATTAAGAACCTGCTCACAGAAAAAGAAGCGTTAGTTACTTACCACGCACATTTTCATAGTAGGATGACCTACAGCATCATTCTATGGGGTGCATCTCCAGAGGAAGAAAGAGTGTTtctgaaacagaaaaaagttGTTGGGTTGGTAGCGGGAGTGGACTATACCACTAGCTATAGACCTCTTTTCAAGAAATATGGTATACCTACCTTATCAGGCTGCTATATACTGGAGAGTCTTATGTATATACACAAAAATCGGTATACTTTCCACAAACACTCAGCGGTTCACAATCATGGGACCAGGTTTAGGAACAACTGTATTGCCCCAAGACTAAAAAAGACTCAAAACACGCATATATTCAATGGAATGAAAATTTACAACAAACTTCCACAATCCCTAACATCACTGGATCATAAAACATTCAAGCGGAAAGTTAAAGCCATTCTCACTAAATGTGCATTTTATTCAATGGATGAATTTATGAGGTACCAGTTCTAGTCATTATCTTTCTGTGTTTCAGTTCGCACCTATGTGTGATAGTTTGTTTTATAATTGGTTGTTgtaaattttagaaatatttatttgttagCTATTGTCTGATTTATACACTTTTTTATATTATGATGTAGATTATCATACAATTCTTTGACActccctgtaaaattttgagggtatctaataaattattattataattataataagaaAAGTTTCGAATCATACATGTCTGAAGTTAAAGATGTTATAACTTCcagattattgaaaaatttaagtcCAGTTGTTATTAGTATCATACAATTTAcaggttgagtgatttatttaggaatcatttttgtgaatattatttgataatttgtaactacaaacatatttatgttttcattacaATGACTATTAATACTATTCATTTATAGTT includes:
- the LOC123678652 gene encoding zinc finger MYM-type protein 1-like, which translates into the protein MGKQVLKKIINEVKSAKYFSISVDSTPDLSHIDQLTFIIRYVKDCVPVERFLKFIPIKEHKSKYLAETILNFLEIHDIPIKDCRGQSYDNASNMSGKYSGLQTRIKEKCEFATFIPCAGHSLNLVGVHAAGCVPEASQFFVVVQKVYNFFSGSTHRWNMLTEHLGSKKVVKSLSQTRWSARADAVSALHGGYKRIIEALIIIANDTEQARETRDEALSLSRKMGNLEFIILTEIWSCILERIDKSSNYLQKKTITLDVATNLFTSLYDFITNLRDKFDNFESSAKEKNPESDYKDLSQRTRRRSSRQSFFDGSAPSVQLNGKERFNVETFLPIIDTLSVHLKQRLSSYETVSQRFSLFFQLKTLNSEEIRQGCKEFTEIYHEDVNEKELEIECQHLKEYLKKVQSENEAPNSVQEVYNLLKQNKIEDTFPNVEIALRIFLSMMITNCSGERSFSKLKRIKNELRSTMLQERLTSLSLMSIECDILNTIDFEEVINDFAHLKSRRVPLQST